The Pseudomonas graminis region CGCCAGCAGCCTGGCGGCACGCCTGCCAAAAGCGCCGGCGCCGGGGGCAGGCATCATCATCGCGCTGATTTTGCTGCCGATCATTTTGATTCTGCTGGGCACGCTGGCGACCACGATGTTGCCGGCCGACTCAATGCTGCGCAACGTGCTGACCGTTCTCGGCGCGCCGCTGGTGGCACTGCTGATCGACACGCTGCTGTGCGCCTGGTTGCTGGGCTCGCGCCGTGGCTGGAGCCGCAATCAGGTGTCCGACGTCGTGGGTTCGGCATTGCCGGGCGTGGCGATGGTGATTTTGATTGCGGGCGCAGGCGGCGTGTTCGGCAAGGTGCTGGTGGATACCGGAATTGGCGCGGTCGTGTCCGAAGCGCTGCGCAACACCGGCCTGCCGGTCCTCGCGCTGGGTTTTCTGCTGACGCTGCTGTTGCGTGCCGTGCAGGGCTCGACCACAGTGGCGCTGGTGACCACGGCCGGCATTCTCAGCCCGCTGATCGCCACGCTGAACCTGAGCGCCAACCACATGGCCCTGCTCTGCCTGGCCATGGGCGGTGGCGGTCTGGCAATGTCGCACATCAACGACGCCGGTTACTGGATGTTCACCAAACTGGCGGGCCTGAACGTTGCCGATGGCCTGCGCACCTGGACCTTTCTGGTGACCATTCTGGGCACCCTCGGTTTCTTGATGACGCTGCTGCTCTGGCCTTTCGTCTAACGGCTTCAATTAGGAGATAACCATGCCTCGCTTCGCTGCCAACCTCAGCATGATGTATCCGCAACACGACTTTCTGGCGCGTTTCTCGGCTGCGGCGAGTGACGGCTTCAAGGGCGTGGAGTACCTGTTTCCGTATGACTTCAAGGCCGAGGAAATCAAGCTGCGTCTGGACGACTTCGGCCTGACCCAGGCGCTGTTCAACGCCCCGCCCGGCGACTTCACCAAGGGCGAGCGCGGCATTGCATCGTTGCCGGGCCGGGAGAGCGAATTTCGCGACGGCTTTCAGAAAGCACTGAATTACGCAGCGGTGCTGGGCAACGACCGGATTCACGTCATGGCCGGCCTGCTGCCCAGTGAAGACCTGCGCCAGAAGCATCACGCGGTGTACCTGGAAAACCTGAGCTTCGCCGCACAACAGGCGGCAAAGGTCGGGCTGACGGTGTTGATCGAGCCGATCAACACCCGGGACATTCCGGGCTTCTTTCTCAACCGTCAGGATCAGGGCCAGGCGGTGCTTAGAGAAGTCGGCGCTGACAATCTGCGGGTGCAGTTCGACTGCTATCACTGCCAGATCGTCGAGGGCGACGTCACCAGCAAACTGCGCCGCGACTTCGCCGGCATCGGCCACATCCAGATCGCGGGCGTGCCGGACCGCCATGAGCCGAGCGTGGGGGAAGTGAACTACCCGTGGCTGTTCGAGGAAATTGATCGCCTGGGCTACACCGGCTGGGTCGGCTGCGAGTACCGTCCGAAAGGCGATACCAGCGAAGGCCTGCAGTGGCTGCGGGACTGGCAGGCGCGTCATCCGGCCTAGCGTGTTACAGGGTCTGGTTCCCTGGGGGGGGGGGCGGGATGCGCAGATCATTGTAGGAGCCGGCTTGCTGGCGAACACGTCGGTTCAGTCAACATCGTCATCGCTGACCCGGCGCATTCGCCAGCAAGCCGGCTCCTACAGACAACTGCCCCCTGCGTTCACCCTCTGCCCCATCACTCGTTGATCACATCTTCCTTGAACTGATCTTTCACGTAGGTGATTTCGGTCTTGCCGTGTGGCGCCGGCAGGCCGTCTTCGCCCAGGTTCACGAAGACCATTTTCTCGACCGTGAGAATGCTCTTGCGGGTGATCTTGTTGCGCACCTGGCAGGTCAGCGTGATGGAGGTGCGGCCAAACTCGGTGGCGGTGATCCCCAGTTCGATGATGTCGCCCTGACGCGAGGCGCTGACAAAGTTGATCTCGGAAATGTACTTGGTCACGACGCGCTGATTGCCCAACTGAACAATGGCGTAGATGGCCGCTTCTTCGTCGATCCAGCGCAGCAGGCTGCCGCCGAACAACGTGCCGTTGGGGTTGAGGTCTTCGGGTTTTACCCATTTGCGGGTGTGGAAGTTCATGGGGGCTCCGGGGTGTTTGGGAGACGGTGGTGGATGTGCCCCAGCTTCAAGCTTCAAGCCTGAAGCTGCAAGTTAAAAGCAGGTCCGTTGTTGTTTACCGCTTGCCGCTTGCAGCTTGCCACTTGCAGCTCAAAGAAAGATAATCGCCACCGCTTCAAAAAACGGTCATCACACCTTGTGACCGTTTTCCCGCCACCTGTCCGAGGGGCGCTGCAGCAGGTCAGACCTGTCAGGCTCGGAGAGGGCGTTGTTTGATCAGGCTTCTCGCCGCTCAAGCTTTAAACGCACAACGGCGCCCATTCGCACCCTACGAATGGAGACTCTTTATGAGTGCTGTACTGACGCCCAACGATTTCAACGACTACAAAGTCGCCGACATGTCCCTGGCTGCCTGGGGCCGTCGCGAAACCATCATCGCCGAATCCGAAATGCCAGCCCTGATGGGCCTGCGTCGCAAGTACGCTGGCGAACAACCGCTCAAGGGCGCGAAGATTCTCGGCTGCATCCACATGACCATTCAGACTGCCGTGCTGATCGAAACCCTGGTTGCCCTGGGTGCCGAAGTACGCTGGTCGTCCTGCAACATCTTCTCGACTCAGGATCAGGCCGCTGCCGCCATCGCTGCTGCCGGCATTCCGGTTTTCGCCTGGAAAGGCGAGACCGAAGCCGAGTACGAGTGGTGCCTGGAGCAGACCATCCTCAAGGACGGTCAGCCATGGGACGCCAACATGATCCTCGACGACGGCGGCGACCTGACCGAGCTGCTGCACAAGAAATACCCGGCCATCCTGGACCGCGTCCACGGCGTGACCGAAGAGACCACCACGGGCGTTCACCGTCTGCTGGACATGCTGGCCAAGGGCGAACTGAAGATCCCTGCGATCAACGTCAACGACTCGGTCACCAAGAGCAAGAACGACAACAAGTACGGCTGCCGTCACAGCCTGAACGACGCCATCAAGCGCGGTACCGACCACCTGTTGTCCGGCAAGCAAGCGCTGGTCATCGGCTACGGTGACGTGGGCAAGGGTTCGGCTCAGTCGCTGCGTCAGGAAGGCATGATCGTCAAGGTCACCGAAGTCGACCCGATCTGCGCCATGCAAGCGTGCATGGACGGTTTCGAACTGGTTTCGCCCTTCATCAACGGCGAGAACGACGGCACCGAAGCGAGCATCGACAAAGCACTGCTGGGCAAGATCGACCTGATCGTTACCACCACCGGCAACGTCAACGTCTGCGACGCCAACATGCTCAAGGCGCTGAAAAAACGCGCAGTGGTCTGCAACATCGGTCACTTCGACAACGAAATCGACACGGCTTTCATGCGCAAGAACTGGGCATGGGAAGAAGTGAAGCCGCAAGTGCACAAGATCCACCGCACCGGCGCTGGCCAGTTTGACCCGCAGAACGACGACTACCTGATCCTGCTGGCCGAAGGCCGTCTGGTGAACCTGGGCAACGCAACCGGTCACCCGAGCCGCATCATGGACGGCTCGTTCGCCAACCAGGTGCTGGCGCAGATCTTCCTGTTCAACCAAAAGTACGCTGACCTGAGCCCTGCTCAGAAAGCCGAGCGTCTGACCGTTGAAGTGTTGCCGAAGAAGCTGGACGAAGAAGTGGCCCTGGAAATGGTACGCGGCTTCGGCGGCGTCGTGACCAAGCTGACCAAGACCCAGGCCGACTATATCGGCGTGACCGTCGAAGGTCCGTTCAAGCCGCACGCTTATCGCTACTAAGCAGTAAGCGGCAAGCTTCAAGCGGCAAGTAAAGGCATCACCATTGTGAGCACTTGCCGCGTCAGGCTTTAAATCGTCCAAGCATTTAGCAGCACCAGGTGGCAAGCCTTGAGCTGCAGGATACGGCGCACCGCCACTCTTGCAGCTTATGGCTTGTAGCTTGCCGCTGGAGACTCGCTCCATGAGCCAAGACCGTAGCTACAGTTTCGAGTTCTTCCCGACGAAGACCGACGCTGGTCATGAAAAACTGCTTGCCACGGCGCGTACGCTGGCCAGCTACAACCCCGAATTTTTCTCCTGCACTTACGGTGCCGGGGGTTCCACGCGCGATCGCACGATCAACACCGTGCTGCAGCTGGAAAAAGAAGTGCACGTCCCGGCCGCTCCGCACTTGTCGTGTGTCGGTGACAGCAAGGCTGACCTGCGCAGCTTGCTGACGCAGTACCAGCAAGCCGGCATCAAACGTATCGTTGCCCTGCGCGGTGACCTGCCCTCAGGCATGGGCATGGCCAGCGGTGAGTTGCGTTATGCCAATGACCTGGTGAGCTTCATCCGAGAAGAAACCGGCGATCACTTTCACATCGAAGTCGCGGCTTACCCCGAGATGCACCCACAGGCGCGCAACTTCGAAGACGATCTGAAAAACTTTGTGCGCAAGGCCAACGCCGGCGCCAACAGTGCGATCACCCAGTACTTCTTCAACGCTGACAGCTACTTCCACTTCGTCGAGCGCGTACGAAAGATGGGCGTGGATATTCCGATTGTGCCGGGCATCATGCCGATCACCAACTACAGCAAACTGGCGCGCTTTTCGGACGCATGCGGTGCGGAGATCCCGCGCTGGGTTCGCAAGCAGCTGGAAGCGTACGGCGACGACACGGCGAGCATTCAGGCGTTTGGCGAGCAGGTCATCACCGAGATGTGCGAACGACTGCTGCACGGTGGTGCGCCCGGCTTGCATTTCTACACGCTGAATCAGGCCGAACCCAGTTTGGCGGTCTGGAACAACCTCAACCTCTCTGCACGATAACGGTTTCTATCCAAACGGATTGAAACCGCGCTGGCTTCACCGGCAGGCCTCGTCACCCCGAGGCCTGCCAGCCCCGTCATTGAGCCGAGCCTTCTGTTTTTGTTGAGAATCATTGCTTCTATTTAGTTAGCTCGCGTCGTAATCTCGCGCGCATGCCGTCCATCCTCCCGCTATTCATTGCCGCTCTTCTCGCCTGCCTGAGCTTCAGCGCGCTGGGCGAAAAGCTGCGGATCGTCACCGAACCCTGGTCCCCTTACGTCATCGTGGACGACAACCATGCCTCCGGGCTGGATTACGACACGACGGCGGTTGTCTTCGAGCGTCTGGGCATCGACGTCGAGTGGCAGTTTCTCCCGTGGAAACGCTGCCTGATGATGCTCAGTGACGGCGAGGCCGACGGAGTTCTCGACATCTTCAAGGACGAAGCACGCCCTGATCTTTTGTATCCAAACGAACCGTTATCGAGCATCGACTGGGTGCTGTTTCAGGCCAATGCCCGGCCGCATGCCTTCAATGGCGTAGAAGACCTGCACGGGCTGACCGTCGGCGTCTCTCCGGGTTATCGATACAGCCCGGCGTTTGACAGCTCGACGGCGTTCATCCGCGAGCCTGCGCCAAGCCATGAAGCGAACTTCGGCAAACTGATTCGCGGCCGCATCGATTTGATGGTGACCGATCGCCTGCTGGGCCGACAGATGATCGAGCGACTCAAGCTGGAAGGCCAGGTCAGTCAGTTGCCGACCGTGCTCAATCACCGGGGGCAGTACCTGGCGCTGCGCCGCAATGCCGGCATGGACTTGCTGGCCCAGCGCTTCAGCGCAGAACTCAAGCGTTTCAAGCGCGAACCCGCGTACGCGAAACTGGTGGAGCGGTACACCGGCGAAACACTGACGACATTGCCTGCAGAACCGGGGGAAAGTGTCGATAAAACCGTTGAGCAGCAGGAAAGCAGCGCGTTGTGATTGCTCTGTTATACTCCGGCGTCCCCGCCAGGCTTGCGCCCGGGTGCACGGTCTCACAGAAGACTTCTCGAACACGTCAGCAGCGCACTTTTTGCGCCCCTGCCCGAGTTGAACTTACAGACCTCCACAGGACCGGACGCCATTGCACCTTCCAAGGAGTGTGCGATGACCGCAGCAGGGTCGAGCGCATTCACGTTACGTGCAGAACCTTTAGTCTGCGCCTGGAAGATCATCCCTATTTGGGCCTCTATGGCCCCAACTCAAGACAGGATTACTCATGTCCTTTGCTTCCCTCGGTCTCTCCGAGGCTTTAGTCAGCGCCATCGAGGCTGCTGGCTACACCCAGCCTACCCCAGTGCAACAGCGGGCCATTCCCGCCGTGTTGCAAGGCCGCGATCTGATGGTCGCCGCCCAGACAGGTACTGGTAAAACCGGTGGTTTCGCCCTCCCAATCCTGGAGCGGTTGTTTCCCAACGGTCATCCGGACAAATCCCAGCGTCACGGCCCGCGCCAACCCCGCGTTCTGGTCCTGACCCCGACCCGTGAACTGGCCGCTCAAGTCCACGACAGCTTCAAGATCTACGCCAAGAACCTCAAGTTCGTCAGTACCTGCATCTTCGGCGGTGTCGGCATGAACCCACAGGTCCAGGCCATGGCGCGCGGCGTTGACGTACTGGTCGCCTGCCCGGGTCGTTTGCTCGATCTGGCCGGTCAGGGCAGCGTCGATCTGTCCCACGTTGAGATCCTCGTACTCGACGAAGCTGACCGCATGCTCGACATGGGCTTCGTTCACGACGTGAAGAAAGTCCTCGCGCGCCTGCCGTCCAAGCGTCAGAACCTGCTGTTCTCGGCAACGTTCTCCCAGGACATCACCGCGCTGGCCGGCAAACTGCTGCACAACCCGGAACGTATCGAAGTCACGCCGCCGAACACCACGGTCGAGCGCATCGAACAGCGCGTCTTCCGCCTGCCAGCCAACCACAAACGCTCGCTGCTGGCGCACTTGATCACCCAAGGCGCGTGGGAGCAAGTGCTGGTGTTTACCCGTACCAAGCACGGCGCCAACCGCCTGGCCGAGTACCTGGATAAGCATGGTCTCAGCGCTGTGGCTATCCACGGCAACAAGAGCCAGAACGCGCGCACCAAAGCGTTGGCGGATTTCAAGGCTGGCACCGTCCGCATCATGGTCGCGACCGACATCGCTGCCCGCGGTCTGGACATCGACCAGTTGCCACACGTGGTCAACTTCGAGCTGCCTAACGTCGATGAAGACTACGTGCACCGCATCGGTCGTACCGGTCGCGCAGGCCGTAGCGGCGAGGCGATCTCGCTGGTTGCGCCGGACGAAGAGAAGCTGCTGAAAAGCATCGAGCGCATGACCAAGCAAAAGATTGCCGACGGCGATCTGATGGGCTTCGACATCACGGCCGTTGAAGCCGAGAAGCCGGAAGTCCGCGAGCGTCCGGACGTGCGTAACCCGCGCAATGCCCGTGGCCCGCGTGGCGACGGTCCGAACGGCGGCGGCGGTGGTGGCGGTCGCAAGGACAAAGGCAAAGACAAAGGCAAGGAAAAGCCGGCCGCTGCAGCAGCTTCGGGCGAGCGCCCGGCACGTCCGGCACGCCCGCAAAAGCCGCGTCAGGGCACGGCGTCGAGCGAATCACGTCAGTCGCAGCCAGCGGCGTCAGGTGCGAATCGCGCACCCGACGAATTCCTCGATGACGAAGTGGACAACTTCGGTAACCGCGCCGACTACGTCAGCCCGTACCAGAACAAGAACCAGAGCCGCGGTCGTCGTCCGGGCGCTCCTGCCACTGGGGCCGCACCGGCACCACGTGGTCAGGCGCCAGGCCGTAGCGGTCCGCGCGGTGGTTCAGGCAGCGGTTCGGCCACTGGCGCTCCCGCCAGCACCGATACCGCCGGCGCTCCGGCCAAACGCAGCGGTCCTCGCAACGGCTCCGGCCGTGATGGTCAGGCTCGCCGTGAAGACTCGCCACGTGCCCGTCGTCCGGCACGCGAAGACCAGCCAGCGCGTCAGGAGCCAGCAGTTCGCGGCCCTCGCGACGGTCAGCCTGCACCGAAGATCATGCACAAAGAGTCCAAGGGCGATCGTTTCCCTTCGGCTGAACAACTTGATCAGCTGCCAAGCCGCCCACGCGGTGAAAAACCAGCCCTGCTGACCCGCAACCGCGAAGGTTAAGCAGCGCCGGTTGTTCAGTAGCAAATAAAACGCCCCGACTGATTCGGGGCGTTTTTGTTTCTGCCGGCTTATGAGTCCTGTAGGAGTGAGCTTGCTCGCGATTAGCGGTAGGGCAGATACAAAGCGCTGCCTGCTAGATAGCAATCGCGAGCAAGCTCACTCCCACAGATGCGGTGAGCAGTACATTCTCAGGAGTGCCGCATTGCCATCGCAGGGGAAGCCTGGCTGAAAAAAAGCGCCAGGCACAAAAACGCCGACCCAAAGGTCGGCGCTTTATCACTACAACAACGGGTCTTACTTGGCTTTGACGCCTTCGAACGAGATGTCCAGGTCCATGGTGTCGGACTGTGGACCCAGGTCCATCATCTTGCCGAAATCAGAACGCTTGATCGAGGTGGTGCCCTCGAAGCCGGCACGGTAGCCGCCCCATGGATCCTTGCCTTCACCCAGGAAGGTAGTCTTGACCACAACCGACTTGGTCACGCCGTGCAGGGTCAGGTCGCCAGTCACGTCAGCCGTGGTTTTGCCATCGGCGTTCTTGCCGACGTTGCTGACCTTGGTGGAGACGAATTTGGCGTCAGGATAAGTTGCGACGTCGAGGAAGTCCTTGCTGCTGATGTGCTTGTCACGTTCAGCGTGGTTGGTGAAGACGCTGGCGGTCTTGACGTCGATGCTGATCTTGCTGTCTTCAGGCTTGGCGGCGTCGAAGCTGAATGTGCCGGTCCAGTCCTTGAACGTGCCGTAGATGAAGCTGTAGCCCAAGTGGCTGATCTTGAAGTTGATGAAGGCGTGCTGGCCTTCCTTGTCGATCGTGTAATCAGCGGCCATTGCCTGACCCGCTGTCAGCAGCGCGGTACCAAGGGCCAGTGCAGCAAGTGTCTTTTTCAACATACGTCTTCTTCCTTTCCAGTTGAATTGAGTATCAGGCCTTACGGCCAAGCATACGTACAAGCGTGGCATCACGATCAACGAAGTGATGCTTCAAAGCGGCCAGCCCGTGGAGTCCAGCGAAAATCACCAGGGTCCAGGCCAGGTACAAGTGAACGGTGCCCGCCACGTCTGCCTGGTCGGGCAGTCCGCTGATCAATGCAGGCACTTCGAACAATCCAAACACCGAAATCCCGACACCGTCTGCGGTGGAAATCAGGTAACCGGCGAACATCACCAGAAACAGGTCCAGGTACAGAAACGCGTGCCCCAGTTTCGCAGCCGTCTTCACAAACCGGCTGTGGGTAGCAGGCGCTGCTGGCGGCGGGCTGAGGAAACGCCAGATCACCCGGATCAGCATGAACAGGAACAGCGTGATGCCGATGCTCTTGTGCAGGTCAGGGCCAGCCTTGCGCCACGTGTCGTAATAGCCCAGCCCCACCATCCACAACCCTAGCGCAAACATGCCTAACACCGTCAGCGCGACACCCCAATGCAAAACAATGCTGACCCAGCCATAGCGAGAAGAAGAGTTGCGTAGCTGCATGCTGAATATCCTGTAAGGGCCGAGGGAGAGACTAGCGCTTTACCTATCGAAAGAAAGCGCAAAATGTTGCTTTGAAGAATCAGAAAATCCGATTGAAATCTTCTGACATATTTTCGTACGAAGGAGATTAAGCCAGCGTTACGGTTCATCCAGGCGTAAAAAAGGCGCGGTATCAAGCCGCGCCTTTGTTTTCAGCCGTTACCGATCAGTTTTTGCTGTCGGTCGCGGGTGCTGCCGGAGCCGCCGGAGTGGCCGGTGCCGCCTTGTCACCCGTGGCCTTGGCCGGCGCTTTTTTCGCAGCGTCGGTTTTGGCAGGGGCTTTGTGAGTGGCTGCCGGTTTGGCGGGGGCCTTTTTGACGGGGTCCTTCTTCGCCGGTTCTTTCTTGGCCGGTGCCTTTTTAGCAGGCTCCACGACCGCAGGCTTGGCCGGTTCAACCACTGGAGCTGGCGGCGGCGTTACCGGGGCAGGCGCTGGAGCCGGGGCCGGAGCAGGTGCTGGCGCTTTCTCGGCCGGTTTTGGCTCAGGCTTGGAACCGCCGAACAGGTTCGAGAAGAAGCCGCCAATACCGCCGCTGCTTTCCTTGGCCGGTTCAGGGGCCTTCGGAGGCGGCGCTTTGACCGGTTCGTACGACTTGCCTTCAGATAGACCCTGCACCTGAGCGGCCGCGCGCTGACCCGAACGCAATGCGCCTTCCAGGGTGCCCGGGTACAAAGTGTCAGTATGTTCGCCGGCGAAGGCTACGCGCTGCAGTGGTCGTTCCCACAAGCGCCAGTATTTGCTGATCTGGCCAGGGCCGAACGCCAGGTACGCGCCGCCGCTGGACGGGTCGATGCTGGAGCGACGCAGCTCATAACCGGTGAACGCGCCGCGGGCCTGTGGGTAGAACGCCTGCATGCGGATCAGCACTTGATCCACCAGTTGCTTGTCGCCGAACGCCTGCATGATGCGGGCGTTGTCGCCGGACAGGTTGATCACGACATTGGCGCCGCCCTTCAGCGCAGGCTCGACCCACAGCATGCCGAGGCCGGTGTTGCTATAGATCTCGCCGGACATGCGCGCCTTGCTGTCCCAGACCGGGGTCTTGAACTTGAGCATGATCTGGTCATGCCAGCCGTAGTTGGTGCTCTTGATCGCGCCCAGACGCTGGGCGTCCAGGGCCGGGGTCATCTGGATCTTGCTCAGTGCGCGCAACGGCACGGCCAACACCACATATTCGGCTTCGTAACCCAGCGAGCCGACCTTGACGGTCACGCCGTCCTTATCCTGGTTGATGGCCGATACCGGCGAATTGGTCTTGATGACTTTCAGCTGTTTGACGAATTCCTCGGCCAGCACCGCGCTGCCACCCGGCAGGCGAGCGGCGCGACGGTCGCGGTCGTCGACGTTGCGATTGACCCGCGTTTGTTGTGCGAGATACAGCAGCGACAGACGCGAAGGTTCGTCGTAGCGCGTACGAATCTGCTGGTTGATCAGCTGGCGCGCGGTCGGTGGCAGGCTCAGACGGTCCAGCCAGTTGGCAACGGTGATCTGGTCCAGTGCAAACAACGTGCTGTTGGCTGCCGGGTTGTCCGGGTCAGTGATCGAGCGGGCCAGGTCATCCACCGCCGCTTCGTAGCGCTTGATGGCTTCAGCGGTCGCTGGCTGTTTGGTCGCCAGGTCGGCGCCGGTGAAGTATTCGCCTTCGATCAGGTAGCTCGGGGTCCGCACGAACTCCGGCGCGGGCACCGCCTTGATCTTGAAGCGATCAATGTACTGATTGAGCACCGGCTGGGCCTTGGCGTTGCCAATCCATTCGCTGCCGGCCAGACCGGAGCGGCCGCCAACGTTGGGTTTGGCTTCCAGCAAGGTGACTTGCCAGCCTTTGCTCTGCAGCTCGTAAGCCGTCGTGAGTCCCGCCAGACCGCCGCCGACGACGATCACCGTATGCGGCTTATCCACGGCAAGCGCTGAAGCGCTGACCATCCCAACCATCACCAACGCACAGGCGCGCAGCCAACCAGAAAGCATTCAGCGAACTCCGGAGAAAAACGGGGGGGAATTGTCGGATTTTGTTGTCCGATTTTTCGAAGAGCGCGAAGGATACGCGAGCCGCGAAACGCCCGCCAGCAATGTCCGTCAGGCTTGAAAGTGGTAACCGGAGCGATTTAAACAACGCGCTAAAGGTTGTCCCGCTGGCATGCATTGCATAGGCTTGCGCGATTGTTTGCCCTCGCGCCATGCGAGCCGCTATGTGGAGAAGAGTAATGGGCCTTAACGACCAGTGGATGCAGCGCGACCTGAAGGTCCTTTGGCACCCCTGCACCCAGATGAAAGACCACGAAAAACTGCCGCTGATTCCGATCAAGCGCGGCGAAGGGGTCTGGCTGGAGGACTTCGAAGGCAAGCGATACTTAGACGCGGTCAGCTCCTGGTGGGTCAACGTATTCGGCCACGCCAACCCGCGTATCAATCAGCGCATCAAGGATCAGGTCGATCAGCTGGAGCATGTGATTCTGGCGGGCTTCAGCCATCAGCCGGTCATCGAGCTGTCCGAGCGCCTGGTGGCGATGACGCCCGAAGGGCTGACGCGCTGCTTCTACGCCGACAACGGTTCGTCCTGCATCGAAGTCGCGCTGAAGATGAGCTTTCATTACTGGCTCAATCGCGGCAAGCCGGACAAAAAACGCTTCGTCACTCTGACCAACAGCTACCACGGCGAGACCATGGCAGCGATGGCAGTCGGTGACGTGCCACTGTTCACCGAAACCTACAAAGCGCTGCTGATGGACACCATCAAGGTGCCGAGCCCCGACTGCTATCACCGGCCTGAAGGCGTGAGCTGGGAAGAGCACACCCGCACGATGTTCGCGGTGATGGAGCAGACACTCGCCGAGCATCACGACAGCGTCGCGGCGGTGATCATCGAGCCGCTGATTCAAGGCGCAGGCGGCATGCGCATGTACGACCCGATCTACCTCAAACTGCTGCGCGAGGCCTGCGACCGGTATGGCGTGCACCTGATTCATGACGAGATCG contains the following coding sequences:
- the otnI gene encoding 2-oxo-tetronate isomerase; this translates as MPRFAANLSMMYPQHDFLARFSAAASDGFKGVEYLFPYDFKAEEIKLRLDDFGLTQALFNAPPGDFTKGERGIASLPGRESEFRDGFQKALNYAAVLGNDRIHVMAGLLPSEDLRQKHHAVYLENLSFAAQQAAKVGLTVLIEPINTRDIPGFFLNRQDQGQAVLREVGADNLRVQFDCYHCQIVEGDVTSKLRRDFAGIGHIQIAGVPDRHEPSVGEVNYPWLFEEIDRLGYTGWVGCEYRPKGDTSEGLQWLRDWQARHPA
- a CDS encoding acyl-CoA thioesterase; the protein is MNFHTRKWVKPEDLNPNGTLFGGSLLRWIDEEAAIYAIVQLGNQRVVTKYISEINFVSASRQGDIIELGITATEFGRTSITLTCQVRNKITRKSILTVEKMVFVNLGEDGLPAPHGKTEITYVKDQFKEDVINE
- the ahcY gene encoding adenosylhomocysteinase: MSAVLTPNDFNDYKVADMSLAAWGRRETIIAESEMPALMGLRRKYAGEQPLKGAKILGCIHMTIQTAVLIETLVALGAEVRWSSCNIFSTQDQAAAAIAAAGIPVFAWKGETEAEYEWCLEQTILKDGQPWDANMILDDGGDLTELLHKKYPAILDRVHGVTEETTTGVHRLLDMLAKGELKIPAINVNDSVTKSKNDNKYGCRHSLNDAIKRGTDHLLSGKQALVIGYGDVGKGSAQSLRQEGMIVKVTEVDPICAMQACMDGFELVSPFINGENDGTEASIDKALLGKIDLIVTTTGNVNVCDANMLKALKKRAVVCNIGHFDNEIDTAFMRKNWAWEEVKPQVHKIHRTGAGQFDPQNDDYLILLAEGRLVNLGNATGHPSRIMDGSFANQVLAQIFLFNQKYADLSPAQKAERLTVEVLPKKLDEEVALEMVRGFGGVVTKLTKTQADYIGVTVEGPFKPHAYRY
- the metF gene encoding methylenetetrahydrofolate reductase [NAD(P)H] — translated: MSQDRSYSFEFFPTKTDAGHEKLLATARTLASYNPEFFSCTYGAGGSTRDRTINTVLQLEKEVHVPAAPHLSCVGDSKADLRSLLTQYQQAGIKRIVALRGDLPSGMGMASGELRYANDLVSFIREETGDHFHIEVAAYPEMHPQARNFEDDLKNFVRKANAGANSAITQYFFNADSYFHFVERVRKMGVDIPIVPGIMPITNYSKLARFSDACGAEIPRWVRKQLEAYGDDTASIQAFGEQVITEMCERLLHGGAPGLHFYTLNQAEPSLAVWNNLNLSAR
- a CDS encoding substrate-binding periplasmic protein; the encoded protein is MPSILPLFIAALLACLSFSALGEKLRIVTEPWSPYVIVDDNHASGLDYDTTAVVFERLGIDVEWQFLPWKRCLMMLSDGEADGVLDIFKDEARPDLLYPNEPLSSIDWVLFQANARPHAFNGVEDLHGLTVGVSPGYRYSPAFDSSTAFIREPAPSHEANFGKLIRGRIDLMVTDRLLGRQMIERLKLEGQVSQLPTVLNHRGQYLALRRNAGMDLLAQRFSAELKRFKREPAYAKLVERYTGETLTTLPAEPGESVDKTVEQQESSAL
- a CDS encoding DEAD/DEAH box helicase, with amino-acid sequence MSFASLGLSEALVSAIEAAGYTQPTPVQQRAIPAVLQGRDLMVAAQTGTGKTGGFALPILERLFPNGHPDKSQRHGPRQPRVLVLTPTRELAAQVHDSFKIYAKNLKFVSTCIFGGVGMNPQVQAMARGVDVLVACPGRLLDLAGQGSVDLSHVEILVLDEADRMLDMGFVHDVKKVLARLPSKRQNLLFSATFSQDITALAGKLLHNPERIEVTPPNTTVERIEQRVFRLPANHKRSLLAHLITQGAWEQVLVFTRTKHGANRLAEYLDKHGLSAVAIHGNKSQNARTKALADFKAGTVRIMVATDIAARGLDIDQLPHVVNFELPNVDEDYVHRIGRTGRAGRSGEAISLVAPDEEKLLKSIERMTKQKIADGDLMGFDITAVEAEKPEVRERPDVRNPRNARGPRGDGPNGGGGGGGRKDKGKDKGKEKPAAAAASGERPARPARPQKPRQGTASSESRQSQPAASGANRAPDEFLDDEVDNFGNRADYVSPYQNKNQSRGRRPGAPATGAAPAPRGQAPGRSGPRGGSGSGSATGAPASTDTAGAPAKRSGPRNGSGRDGQARREDSPRARRPAREDQPARQEPAVRGPRDGQPAPKIMHKESKGDRFPSAEQLDQLPSRPRGEKPALLTRNREG
- a CDS encoding YceI family protein, with amino-acid sequence MLKKTLAALALGTALLTAGQAMAADYTIDKEGQHAFINFKISHLGYSFIYGTFKDWTGTFSFDAAKPEDSKISIDVKTASVFTNHAERDKHISSKDFLDVATYPDAKFVSTKVSNVGKNADGKTTADVTGDLTLHGVTKSVVVKTTFLGEGKDPWGGYRAGFEGTTSIKRSDFGKMMDLGPQSDTMDLDISFEGVKAK
- a CDS encoding cytochrome b, translating into MQLRNSSSRYGWVSIVLHWGVALTVLGMFALGLWMVGLGYYDTWRKAGPDLHKSIGITLFLFMLIRVIWRFLSPPPAAPATHSRFVKTAAKLGHAFLYLDLFLVMFAGYLISTADGVGISVFGLFEVPALISGLPDQADVAGTVHLYLAWTLVIFAGLHGLAALKHHFVDRDATLVRMLGRKA
- a CDS encoding flavin monoamine oxidase family protein, encoding MLSGWLRACALVMVGMVSASALAVDKPHTVIVVGGGLAGLTTAYELQSKGWQVTLLEAKPNVGGRSGLAGSEWIGNAKAQPVLNQYIDRFKIKAVPAPEFVRTPSYLIEGEYFTGADLATKQPATAEAIKRYEAAVDDLARSITDPDNPAANSTLFALDQITVANWLDRLSLPPTARQLINQQIRTRYDEPSRLSLLYLAQQTRVNRNVDDRDRRAARLPGGSAVLAEEFVKQLKVIKTNSPVSAINQDKDGVTVKVGSLGYEAEYVVLAVPLRALSKIQMTPALDAQRLGAIKSTNYGWHDQIMLKFKTPVWDSKARMSGEIYSNTGLGMLWVEPALKGGANVVINLSGDNARIMQAFGDKQLVDQVLIRMQAFYPQARGAFTGYELRRSSIDPSSGGAYLAFGPGQISKYWRLWERPLQRVAFAGEHTDTLYPGTLEGALRSGQRAAAQVQGLSEGKSYEPVKAPPPKAPEPAKESSGGIGGFFSNLFGGSKPEPKPAEKAPAPAPAPAPAPAPVTPPPAPVVEPAKPAVVEPAKKAPAKKEPAKKDPVKKAPAKPAATHKAPAKTDAAKKAPAKATGDKAAPATPAAPAAPATDSKN